The following proteins come from a genomic window of Miscanthus floridulus cultivar M001 chromosome 2, ASM1932011v1, whole genome shotgun sequence:
- the LOC136539089 gene encoding ent-copalyl diphosphate synthase AN1, chloroplastic-like isoform X7, with protein sequence MQPLLPAASSSPFFPPRVVLKGPCRIRIHGKAGADAGGAGATGPRGNLRLGGFAGWWRPQQHQQAPSPATTTQQPDNVSSAKVFQTTRVETETETAKWPGKPQDLDDYQVIPEADETKLQPLIDQVRAMLRSMNDGDISISAYDTAWVALVPKLDGGGSQPQFPATVRWIVDHQLPDGSWGDSALFSAYDRMINTLACVVALTKWSLEPEKCKAGLSFLHENMWRLAEEEQESMPIGFEIAFPSLIQTARNLGIDFPYDHPALQSIYSNREIKLKRIPKDMMHRVPTSILHSLEGMPDLDWARLLNLQSSDGSFLYSPSSTAYALMQTGDKKCFEYIDRIVKKFDGGVPNVYPVDLFEHIWVVDRLERLGISRYFQREIKQCMDYVNRHWTEDGICWARNSTVKDVDDTAMAFRLLRLHGYNVSPSVFKNFEKDGEFFCFVGQSTQAVTGMYNLNRASQIAFQGEDVLHRARIFSYEFLRQREAQGMLRDKWIIAKDLAGEVQYTLDFPWYASLPRVEARTYLDQYGGKDDVWIGKTLYRMPLVNNDTYLDLAIMDFNRCQALHQLESNELQMWYIENCLDTFGVQPQDVLRAYFLAASCIYEPSRAAERLAWARTSMIANAISTHLNDILADKKRLECFVHCLYEESDVSWLKRNPNDAILERALQRFINLLAQEALPIHEGQRFIHSLLSLAWTEWMLQKANKEENKYHKSSGIEPQYMVHDRQTYLLLVQVIEICAGRIGEAASVINNKDSDWFIQLTCNTCDGLNHKVLLSQDAEKNEATINCIDKEIELNMQELAQSLLLRSDEKTTNKKTKQTLWNVLRSSYYASHCPQHIIDRHVSRVIFEPV encoded by the exons TGTTCCAGACCACCCGTGTCGAAACCGAGACTGAAACTGCGAAATGGCCAGGCAAACCACAAGATCTTGATGACTACCAAGTGATCCCTGAG GCTGATGAGACAAAGCTGCAGCCACTTATCGATCAAGTGAGGGCGATGCTAAGATCAATGAACGACGGGGACATCAGCATCTCGGCGTACGACACGGCGTGGGTGGCGCTGGTGCCGAAGCTGGACGGCGGTGGCTCCCAGCCCCAGTTCCCGGCCACCGTGCGTTGGATCGTCGACCACCAGCTGCCTGACGGCTCCTGGGGCGACTCGGCCTTGTTCTCTGCCTATGACCGCATGATCAACACCCTCGCCTGCGTCGTTGCACTCACGAAATGGTCTCTCGAGCCTGAAAAATGCAAGGCAGGGCTCTCGTTTCTCCACGAGAATATGTGGAGGCTAGCAGAGGAAGAGCAGGAGTCGATGCCCATCGGCTTCGAGATCGCGTTCCCTTCTCTCATTCAGACAGCTAGGAACCTGGGCATTGACTTCCCGTATGATCACCCGGCTTTGCAGAGCATATACTCCAACAGGGAAATCAAGCTGAAGAGGATCCCAAAGGACATGATGCATAGAGTCCCTACGTCCATTCTGCATAGCCTTGAAGGAATGCCTGATCTGGACTGGGCAAGGCTTCTGAATCTCCAATCAAGTGATGGATCATTCTTGTATTCTCCTTCGTCTACTGCATATGCACTTATGCAAACTGGTGACAAGAAGTGCTTCGAATATATCGATAGGATTGTCAAGAAATTCGATGGAGGAG TCCCCAATGTTTATCCAGTCGATCTTTTTGAGCACATCTGGGTCGTTGATCGGTTAGAGCGACTCGGGATCTCCCGCTACTTCCAACGAGAGATTAAGCAATGCATGGACTATGTGAACAG GCACTGGACTGAAGATGGGATTTGCTGGGCTAGGAACTCTACTGTAAAAGATGTGGATGACACAGCTATGGCTTTCCGACTACTAAGGCTACATGGATACAATGTCTCCCCAA GTGTGTTTAAGAATTTTGAGAAAGATGGAGAGTTCTTTTGTTTTGTGGGGCAATCAACTCAAGCCGTCACTGGGATGTACAACCTCAACAGAGCCTCTCAGATAGCTTTTCAAGGGGAGGATGTATTGCACCGTGCTAGGATTTTCTCATATGAGTTTCTCAGACAAAGAGAAGCCCAAGGCATGCTCCGTGACAAATGGATCATTGCGAAGGATCTAGCTGGCGAG GTACAATATACACTAGACTTCCCTTGGTATGCAAGCTTGCCTCGTGTCGAGGCAAGAACCTATCTAGATCAGTATGGCGGTAAAGATGATGTTTGGATTGGAAAGACCCTCTACAG GATGCCTCTTGTCAATAACGACACATATCTTGATTTGGCAATAATGGATTTCAACCGTTGCCAAGCTCTACATCAGCTTGAGTCTAATGAGCTTCAAAT GTGGTACATAGAGAATTGCCTTGACACTTTTGGAGTGCAACCGCAAGATGTTTTAAGAGCTTATTTTTTAGCTGCGTCTTGCATTTATGAACCTAGTCGTGCTGCTGAACGGCTTGCATGGGCTAGAACATCAATGATTGCCAATGCCATTTCTACACATCTTAATGACATTTTGGCGGACAAGAAAAGATTAGAATGTTTCGTGCACTGTCTCTATGAAGAAAGTGATGTATCATG gcttaaaagaaatCCTAATGATGCTATTCTCGAGAGGGCACTTCAAAGATTTATTAACTTATTGGCACAAGAAGCATTGCCAATTCATGAAGGACAAAGGTTCATACACAGTCTACTGAGTCTTGCA TGGACCGAATGGATGCTGCAAAAGGCAAATAAGGAAGAAAACAAATATCACAAATCCAGTGGTATAGAACCACAATACATGGTTCACGACAGGCAAACATATTTGCTTTTAGTCCAGGTTATTGAGATTTGTGCTGGACGAATTGGTGAGGCTGCATCAGTGATAAACAACAAGGATAGTGATTGGTTTATTCAACTCACATGCAATACTTGTGACGGTCTTAACCACAAGGTGTTACTTTCCCAG GATGCCGAGAAGAATGAAGCAACAATAAATTGCATTGACAAGGAAATCGAGTTGAATATGCAAGAACTTGCTCAATCTCTGCTCCTGAGGTCTGATGAGAAAACCACCAATAAGAAGACCAAGCAAACCTTATGGAATGTCCTAAGAAGTTCATACTATGCTAGTCATTGCCCACAACATATCATTGATAGACATGTTTCCAGGGTTATCTTCGAGCCCGTTTAA
- the LOC136539089 gene encoding ent-copalyl diphosphate synthase AN1, chloroplastic-like isoform X3 produces MQPLLPAASSSPFFPPRVVLKGPCRIRIHGKAGADAGGAGATGPRGNLRLGGFAGWWRPQQHQQAPSPATTTQQPDNVSSAKVFQTTRVETETETAKWPGKPQDLDDYQVIPEVVHTQADETKLQPLIDQVRAMLRSMNDGDISISAYDTAWVALVPKLDGGGSQPQFPATVRWIVDHQLPDGSWGDSALFSAYDRMINTLACVVALTKWSLEPEKCKAGLSFLHENMWRLAEEEQESMPIGFEIAFPSLIQTARNLGIDFPYDHPALQSIYSNREIKLKRIPKDMMHRVPTSILHSLEGMPDLDWARLLNLQSSDGSFLYSPSSTAYALMQTGDKKCFEYIDRIVKKFDGGVPNVYPVDLFEHIWVVDRLERLGISRYFQREIKQCMDYVNRHWTEDGICWARNSTVKDVDDTAMAFRLLRLHGYNVSPSVFKNFEKDGEFFCFVGQSTQAVTGMYNLNRASQIAFQGEDVLHRARIFSYEFLRQREAQGMLRDKWIIAKDLAGEVQYTLDFPWYASLPRVEARTYLDQYGGKDDVWIGKTLYRMPLVNNDTYLDLAIMDFNRCQALHQLESNELQMWYIENCLDTFGVQPQDVLRAYFLAASCIYEPSRAAERLAWARTSMIANAISTHLNDILADKKRLECFVHCLYEESDVSWLKRNPNDAILERALQRFINLLAQEALPIHEGQRFIHSLLSLAWTEWMLQKANKEENKYHKSSGIEPQYMVHDRQTYLLLVQVIEICAGRIGEAASVINNKDSDWFIQLTCNTCDGLNHKVLLSQDAEKNEATINCIDKEIELNMQELAQSLLLRSDEKTTNKKTKQTLWNVLRSSYYASHCPQHIIDRHVSRVIFEPV; encoded by the exons TGTTCCAGACCACCCGTGTCGAAACCGAGACTGAAACTGCGAAATGGCCAGGCAAACCACAAGATCTTGATGACTACCAAGTGATCCCTGAGGTGGTACATACC CAGGCTGATGAGACAAAGCTGCAGCCACTTATCGATCAAGTGAGGGCGATGCTAAGATCAATGAACGACGGGGACATCAGCATCTCGGCGTACGACACGGCGTGGGTGGCGCTGGTGCCGAAGCTGGACGGCGGTGGCTCCCAGCCCCAGTTCCCGGCCACCGTGCGTTGGATCGTCGACCACCAGCTGCCTGACGGCTCCTGGGGCGACTCGGCCTTGTTCTCTGCCTATGACCGCATGATCAACACCCTCGCCTGCGTCGTTGCACTCACGAAATGGTCTCTCGAGCCTGAAAAATGCAAGGCAGGGCTCTCGTTTCTCCACGAGAATATGTGGAGGCTAGCAGAGGAAGAGCAGGAGTCGATGCCCATCGGCTTCGAGATCGCGTTCCCTTCTCTCATTCAGACAGCTAGGAACCTGGGCATTGACTTCCCGTATGATCACCCGGCTTTGCAGAGCATATACTCCAACAGGGAAATCAAGCTGAAGAGGATCCCAAAGGACATGATGCATAGAGTCCCTACGTCCATTCTGCATAGCCTTGAAGGAATGCCTGATCTGGACTGGGCAAGGCTTCTGAATCTCCAATCAAGTGATGGATCATTCTTGTATTCTCCTTCGTCTACTGCATATGCACTTATGCAAACTGGTGACAAGAAGTGCTTCGAATATATCGATAGGATTGTCAAGAAATTCGATGGAGGAG TCCCCAATGTTTATCCAGTCGATCTTTTTGAGCACATCTGGGTCGTTGATCGGTTAGAGCGACTCGGGATCTCCCGCTACTTCCAACGAGAGATTAAGCAATGCATGGACTATGTGAACAG GCACTGGACTGAAGATGGGATTTGCTGGGCTAGGAACTCTACTGTAAAAGATGTGGATGACACAGCTATGGCTTTCCGACTACTAAGGCTACATGGATACAATGTCTCCCCAA GTGTGTTTAAGAATTTTGAGAAAGATGGAGAGTTCTTTTGTTTTGTGGGGCAATCAACTCAAGCCGTCACTGGGATGTACAACCTCAACAGAGCCTCTCAGATAGCTTTTCAAGGGGAGGATGTATTGCACCGTGCTAGGATTTTCTCATATGAGTTTCTCAGACAAAGAGAAGCCCAAGGCATGCTCCGTGACAAATGGATCATTGCGAAGGATCTAGCTGGCGAG GTACAATATACACTAGACTTCCCTTGGTATGCAAGCTTGCCTCGTGTCGAGGCAAGAACCTATCTAGATCAGTATGGCGGTAAAGATGATGTTTGGATTGGAAAGACCCTCTACAG GATGCCTCTTGTCAATAACGACACATATCTTGATTTGGCAATAATGGATTTCAACCGTTGCCAAGCTCTACATCAGCTTGAGTCTAATGAGCTTCAAAT GTGGTACATAGAGAATTGCCTTGACACTTTTGGAGTGCAACCGCAAGATGTTTTAAGAGCTTATTTTTTAGCTGCGTCTTGCATTTATGAACCTAGTCGTGCTGCTGAACGGCTTGCATGGGCTAGAACATCAATGATTGCCAATGCCATTTCTACACATCTTAATGACATTTTGGCGGACAAGAAAAGATTAGAATGTTTCGTGCACTGTCTCTATGAAGAAAGTGATGTATCATG gcttaaaagaaatCCTAATGATGCTATTCTCGAGAGGGCACTTCAAAGATTTATTAACTTATTGGCACAAGAAGCATTGCCAATTCATGAAGGACAAAGGTTCATACACAGTCTACTGAGTCTTGCA TGGACCGAATGGATGCTGCAAAAGGCAAATAAGGAAGAAAACAAATATCACAAATCCAGTGGTATAGAACCACAATACATGGTTCACGACAGGCAAACATATTTGCTTTTAGTCCAGGTTATTGAGATTTGTGCTGGACGAATTGGTGAGGCTGCATCAGTGATAAACAACAAGGATAGTGATTGGTTTATTCAACTCACATGCAATACTTGTGACGGTCTTAACCACAAGGTGTTACTTTCCCAG GATGCCGAGAAGAATGAAGCAACAATAAATTGCATTGACAAGGAAATCGAGTTGAATATGCAAGAACTTGCTCAATCTCTGCTCCTGAGGTCTGATGAGAAAACCACCAATAAGAAGACCAAGCAAACCTTATGGAATGTCCTAAGAAGTTCATACTATGCTAGTCATTGCCCACAACATATCATTGATAGACATGTTTCCAGGGTTATCTTCGAGCCCGTTTAA
- the LOC136539089 gene encoding ent-copalyl diphosphate synthase AN1, chloroplastic-like isoform X2, translating to MQPLLPAASSSPFFPPRVVLKGPCRIRIHGKAGADAGGAGATGPRGNLRLGGFAGWWRPQQHQQAPSPATTTQQPDNVSSAKVFQTTRVETETETAKWPGKPQDLDDYQVIPEVVHTADETKLQPLIDQVRAMLRSMNDGDISISAYDTAWVALVPKLDGGGSQPQFPATVRWIVDHQLPDGSWGDSALFSAYDRMINTLACVVALTKWSLEPEKCKAGLSFLHENMWRLAEEEQESMPIGFEIAFPSLIQTARNLGIDFPYDHPALQSIYSNREIKLKRIPKDMMHRVPTSILHSLEGMPDLDWARLLNLQSSDGSFLYSPSSTAYALMQTGDKKCFEYIDRIVKKFDGGVPNVYPVDLFEHIWVVDRLERLGISRYFQREIKQCMDYVNRHWTEDGICWARNSTVKDVDDTAMAFRLLRLHGYNVSPSVFKNFEKDGEFFCFVGQSTQAVTGMYNLNRASQIAFQGEDVLHRARIFSYEFLRQREAQGMLRDKWIIAKDLAGEVQYTLDFPWYASLPRVEARTYLDQYGGKDDVWIGKTLYRMPLVNNDTYLDLAIMDFNRCQALHQLESNELQMWYIENCLDTFGVQPQDVLRAYFLAASCIYEPSRAAERLAWARTSMIANAISTHLNDILADKKRLECFVHCLYEESDVSCKFRLKRNPNDAILERALQRFINLLAQEALPIHEGQRFIHSLLSLAWTEWMLQKANKEENKYHKSSGIEPQYMVHDRQTYLLLVQVIEICAGRIGEAASVINNKDSDWFIQLTCNTCDGLNHKVLLSQDAEKNEATINCIDKEIELNMQELAQSLLLRSDEKTTNKKTKQTLWNVLRSSYYASHCPQHIIDRHVSRVIFEPV from the exons TGTTCCAGACCACCCGTGTCGAAACCGAGACTGAAACTGCGAAATGGCCAGGCAAACCACAAGATCTTGATGACTACCAAGTGATCCCTGAGGTGGTACATACC GCTGATGAGACAAAGCTGCAGCCACTTATCGATCAAGTGAGGGCGATGCTAAGATCAATGAACGACGGGGACATCAGCATCTCGGCGTACGACACGGCGTGGGTGGCGCTGGTGCCGAAGCTGGACGGCGGTGGCTCCCAGCCCCAGTTCCCGGCCACCGTGCGTTGGATCGTCGACCACCAGCTGCCTGACGGCTCCTGGGGCGACTCGGCCTTGTTCTCTGCCTATGACCGCATGATCAACACCCTCGCCTGCGTCGTTGCACTCACGAAATGGTCTCTCGAGCCTGAAAAATGCAAGGCAGGGCTCTCGTTTCTCCACGAGAATATGTGGAGGCTAGCAGAGGAAGAGCAGGAGTCGATGCCCATCGGCTTCGAGATCGCGTTCCCTTCTCTCATTCAGACAGCTAGGAACCTGGGCATTGACTTCCCGTATGATCACCCGGCTTTGCAGAGCATATACTCCAACAGGGAAATCAAGCTGAAGAGGATCCCAAAGGACATGATGCATAGAGTCCCTACGTCCATTCTGCATAGCCTTGAAGGAATGCCTGATCTGGACTGGGCAAGGCTTCTGAATCTCCAATCAAGTGATGGATCATTCTTGTATTCTCCTTCGTCTACTGCATATGCACTTATGCAAACTGGTGACAAGAAGTGCTTCGAATATATCGATAGGATTGTCAAGAAATTCGATGGAGGAG TCCCCAATGTTTATCCAGTCGATCTTTTTGAGCACATCTGGGTCGTTGATCGGTTAGAGCGACTCGGGATCTCCCGCTACTTCCAACGAGAGATTAAGCAATGCATGGACTATGTGAACAG GCACTGGACTGAAGATGGGATTTGCTGGGCTAGGAACTCTACTGTAAAAGATGTGGATGACACAGCTATGGCTTTCCGACTACTAAGGCTACATGGATACAATGTCTCCCCAA GTGTGTTTAAGAATTTTGAGAAAGATGGAGAGTTCTTTTGTTTTGTGGGGCAATCAACTCAAGCCGTCACTGGGATGTACAACCTCAACAGAGCCTCTCAGATAGCTTTTCAAGGGGAGGATGTATTGCACCGTGCTAGGATTTTCTCATATGAGTTTCTCAGACAAAGAGAAGCCCAAGGCATGCTCCGTGACAAATGGATCATTGCGAAGGATCTAGCTGGCGAG GTACAATATACACTAGACTTCCCTTGGTATGCAAGCTTGCCTCGTGTCGAGGCAAGAACCTATCTAGATCAGTATGGCGGTAAAGATGATGTTTGGATTGGAAAGACCCTCTACAG GATGCCTCTTGTCAATAACGACACATATCTTGATTTGGCAATAATGGATTTCAACCGTTGCCAAGCTCTACATCAGCTTGAGTCTAATGAGCTTCAAAT GTGGTACATAGAGAATTGCCTTGACACTTTTGGAGTGCAACCGCAAGATGTTTTAAGAGCTTATTTTTTAGCTGCGTCTTGCATTTATGAACCTAGTCGTGCTGCTGAACGGCTTGCATGGGCTAGAACATCAATGATTGCCAATGCCATTTCTACACATCTTAATGACATTTTGGCGGACAAGAAAAGATTAGAATGTTTCGTGCACTGTCTCTATGAAGAAAGTGATGTATCATG TAAatttaggcttaaaagaaatCCTAATGATGCTATTCTCGAGAGGGCACTTCAAAGATTTATTAACTTATTGGCACAAGAAGCATTGCCAATTCATGAAGGACAAAGGTTCATACACAGTCTACTGAGTCTTGCA TGGACCGAATGGATGCTGCAAAAGGCAAATAAGGAAGAAAACAAATATCACAAATCCAGTGGTATAGAACCACAATACATGGTTCACGACAGGCAAACATATTTGCTTTTAGTCCAGGTTATTGAGATTTGTGCTGGACGAATTGGTGAGGCTGCATCAGTGATAAACAACAAGGATAGTGATTGGTTTATTCAACTCACATGCAATACTTGTGACGGTCTTAACCACAAGGTGTTACTTTCCCAG GATGCCGAGAAGAATGAAGCAACAATAAATTGCATTGACAAGGAAATCGAGTTGAATATGCAAGAACTTGCTCAATCTCTGCTCCTGAGGTCTGATGAGAAAACCACCAATAAGAAGACCAAGCAAACCTTATGGAATGTCCTAAGAAGTTCATACTATGCTAGTCATTGCCCACAACATATCATTGATAGACATGTTTCCAGGGTTATCTTCGAGCCCGTTTAA
- the LOC136539089 gene encoding ent-copalyl diphosphate synthase AN1, chloroplastic-like isoform X4, translating into MQPLLPAASSSPFFPPRVVLKGPCRIRIHGKAGADAGGAGATGPRGNLRLGGFAGWWRPQQHQQAPSPATTTQQPDNVSSAKVFQTTRVETETETAKWPGKPQDLDDYQVIPEQADETKLQPLIDQVRAMLRSMNDGDISISAYDTAWVALVPKLDGGGSQPQFPATVRWIVDHQLPDGSWGDSALFSAYDRMINTLACVVALTKWSLEPEKCKAGLSFLHENMWRLAEEEQESMPIGFEIAFPSLIQTARNLGIDFPYDHPALQSIYSNREIKLKRIPKDMMHRVPTSILHSLEGMPDLDWARLLNLQSSDGSFLYSPSSTAYALMQTGDKKCFEYIDRIVKKFDGGVPNVYPVDLFEHIWVVDRLERLGISRYFQREIKQCMDYVNRHWTEDGICWARNSTVKDVDDTAMAFRLLRLHGYNVSPSVFKNFEKDGEFFCFVGQSTQAVTGMYNLNRASQIAFQGEDVLHRARIFSYEFLRQREAQGMLRDKWIIAKDLAGEVQYTLDFPWYASLPRVEARTYLDQYGGKDDVWIGKTLYRMPLVNNDTYLDLAIMDFNRCQALHQLESNELQMWYIENCLDTFGVQPQDVLRAYFLAASCIYEPSRAAERLAWARTSMIANAISTHLNDILADKKRLECFVHCLYEESDVSCKFRLKRNPNDAILERALQRFINLLAQEALPIHEGQRFIHSLLSLAWTEWMLQKANKEENKYHKSSGIEPQYMVHDRQTYLLLVQVIEICAGRIGEAASVINNKDSDWFIQLTCNTCDGLNHKVLLSQDAEKNEATINCIDKEIELNMQELAQSLLLRSDEKTTNKKTKQTLWNVLRSSYYASHCPQHIIDRHVSRVIFEPV; encoded by the exons TGTTCCAGACCACCCGTGTCGAAACCGAGACTGAAACTGCGAAATGGCCAGGCAAACCACAAGATCTTGATGACTACCAAGTGATCCCTGAG CAGGCTGATGAGACAAAGCTGCAGCCACTTATCGATCAAGTGAGGGCGATGCTAAGATCAATGAACGACGGGGACATCAGCATCTCGGCGTACGACACGGCGTGGGTGGCGCTGGTGCCGAAGCTGGACGGCGGTGGCTCCCAGCCCCAGTTCCCGGCCACCGTGCGTTGGATCGTCGACCACCAGCTGCCTGACGGCTCCTGGGGCGACTCGGCCTTGTTCTCTGCCTATGACCGCATGATCAACACCCTCGCCTGCGTCGTTGCACTCACGAAATGGTCTCTCGAGCCTGAAAAATGCAAGGCAGGGCTCTCGTTTCTCCACGAGAATATGTGGAGGCTAGCAGAGGAAGAGCAGGAGTCGATGCCCATCGGCTTCGAGATCGCGTTCCCTTCTCTCATTCAGACAGCTAGGAACCTGGGCATTGACTTCCCGTATGATCACCCGGCTTTGCAGAGCATATACTCCAACAGGGAAATCAAGCTGAAGAGGATCCCAAAGGACATGATGCATAGAGTCCCTACGTCCATTCTGCATAGCCTTGAAGGAATGCCTGATCTGGACTGGGCAAGGCTTCTGAATCTCCAATCAAGTGATGGATCATTCTTGTATTCTCCTTCGTCTACTGCATATGCACTTATGCAAACTGGTGACAAGAAGTGCTTCGAATATATCGATAGGATTGTCAAGAAATTCGATGGAGGAG TCCCCAATGTTTATCCAGTCGATCTTTTTGAGCACATCTGGGTCGTTGATCGGTTAGAGCGACTCGGGATCTCCCGCTACTTCCAACGAGAGATTAAGCAATGCATGGACTATGTGAACAG GCACTGGACTGAAGATGGGATTTGCTGGGCTAGGAACTCTACTGTAAAAGATGTGGATGACACAGCTATGGCTTTCCGACTACTAAGGCTACATGGATACAATGTCTCCCCAA GTGTGTTTAAGAATTTTGAGAAAGATGGAGAGTTCTTTTGTTTTGTGGGGCAATCAACTCAAGCCGTCACTGGGATGTACAACCTCAACAGAGCCTCTCAGATAGCTTTTCAAGGGGAGGATGTATTGCACCGTGCTAGGATTTTCTCATATGAGTTTCTCAGACAAAGAGAAGCCCAAGGCATGCTCCGTGACAAATGGATCATTGCGAAGGATCTAGCTGGCGAG GTACAATATACACTAGACTTCCCTTGGTATGCAAGCTTGCCTCGTGTCGAGGCAAGAACCTATCTAGATCAGTATGGCGGTAAAGATGATGTTTGGATTGGAAAGACCCTCTACAG GATGCCTCTTGTCAATAACGACACATATCTTGATTTGGCAATAATGGATTTCAACCGTTGCCAAGCTCTACATCAGCTTGAGTCTAATGAGCTTCAAAT GTGGTACATAGAGAATTGCCTTGACACTTTTGGAGTGCAACCGCAAGATGTTTTAAGAGCTTATTTTTTAGCTGCGTCTTGCATTTATGAACCTAGTCGTGCTGCTGAACGGCTTGCATGGGCTAGAACATCAATGATTGCCAATGCCATTTCTACACATCTTAATGACATTTTGGCGGACAAGAAAAGATTAGAATGTTTCGTGCACTGTCTCTATGAAGAAAGTGATGTATCATG TAAatttaggcttaaaagaaatCCTAATGATGCTATTCTCGAGAGGGCACTTCAAAGATTTATTAACTTATTGGCACAAGAAGCATTGCCAATTCATGAAGGACAAAGGTTCATACACAGTCTACTGAGTCTTGCA TGGACCGAATGGATGCTGCAAAAGGCAAATAAGGAAGAAAACAAATATCACAAATCCAGTGGTATAGAACCACAATACATGGTTCACGACAGGCAAACATATTTGCTTTTAGTCCAGGTTATTGAGATTTGTGCTGGACGAATTGGTGAGGCTGCATCAGTGATAAACAACAAGGATAGTGATTGGTTTATTCAACTCACATGCAATACTTGTGACGGTCTTAACCACAAGGTGTTACTTTCCCAG GATGCCGAGAAGAATGAAGCAACAATAAATTGCATTGACAAGGAAATCGAGTTGAATATGCAAGAACTTGCTCAATCTCTGCTCCTGAGGTCTGATGAGAAAACCACCAATAAGAAGACCAAGCAAACCTTATGGAATGTCCTAAGAAGTTCATACTATGCTAGTCATTGCCCACAACATATCATTGATAGACATGTTTCCAGGGTTATCTTCGAGCCCGTTTAA